TTTAACCCTTAAAGCAAGTTCTTCCTCAGCCGCTTTAAGCCCCTCTAGGGCTGATAGGAGGTGTGATGCCGCCTTCTCTACAACATCAGCGCCACTCACCTCACCTTTCTCTATGTCCTCCAGAGCTCTTTCTATCTCTCTCGTCATCTCTGTCGAGATTATGTTTGGGCTATGTTCTTTCATGGCTTCGATTATGGAGAAGGCTAAGTCGGTTGCTTTGATGCTGCTGCCCACAATATACCCTCTTTGGTAGAGTGTGTCAATGATCTCAGCCCTAGTGGTCTTCGTGCCGACCCCCTCCCTCTCCATCTTAGCGAGCAAGCTGCTCTGGTTGTAGCGAGGCGGGGGCTGCTCAAACCTCTCAGCAACTTCTATAGAAATGACTCTAAGCCTATCACCCTCCCCCAAATTGGGGAGCGGATTATCCTCAACACTGGTATACGCTCTATAGTATTTTATCCACCCCTCCTCTATAGTCCTTCGACCGCTCACTTTGAAGAGATGAGAGCCTATCTCGATATCAGCTGTGACCCTCTCACGTACAGCGTAATCGCCGAAGACCGCGAGAAACCTTCTCACAACCAAATCATACAGCTCGCTCTGCCTCTCATCCAACCCCTGAGGGAGTTCACCTGTAGGGTAGATGGCTGGATGCGCAGGGTCCTCCTCTTTGCCTTCAAAGGGTTTAAGAGGCTTGGTAAGGAGCTCGCTTACATCAGATCTATACTGCTCCAACTTCTGTAGGTTGCTAAGTATCTTACGGTAGCCTATGGATGGTGGGAGCTTCTGGCTTGAAGTGCGAGGGTATGAGATTAGAGCCTTCAGATAGAGGCTCTCAGCCAATCTTAGGGTTAGTGAGGGGGAGAAGCCGAAGACCCTGTAGGCTTCGTGCTGTAGGTCGCCGAGGTTGAATGGTGTAGGTGGGTGCTGGTGTATAATCTGCTTATGAACCTCTTTGACAACCCCCTCCTTCCCTCTGCAACCAGCCTCAACAGCTCGAGCCTCAGCCAGCCTCTCGATCTTCTCCACAACATAAGAAGCTCTGAAGGCGAAGCCGTCCTTCTCCAGCACCGCGCCAACACTCCAACACGGTGTAGGGACAAACCACCTAATCTCACACTCCCTATCCACGATATACGCTAACGTAGGACCTTGGACCCTACCTACGCTGAGCGTCCGGTAACCGCCTTTGGAGGAGTAGGCTTCTGTGAGCGCTCGTGTTAGGTTCACACCCCATATAAAATCCACTATATGCCTAGTCCTACCAGCCTCAGCCAGCCTATTCACAGGGTTGGGGAAGGTTTTTGCAAAAGCTTCCCTCAGCTCCTCTACAGTCAGAGTTGAGAACTTCGCTCTTAGGGCTGAGGTCTCTTTTCCACCGCACGCATACTTCAAAATATTATACCCTATCGTTTCCCCCTCTATGTCGTAGTCGCAGGCGTTTATGAAGCCAGAAGCACCCTTCGCCAACTCCCCTATAGCCTTGATCAACCTACCAACATGCCTCTTACTTCTATCAACCGTATGCAGAGGGTACCAACCAACATCCAAAATAGGGTAACCACTCTTCTTCACATCAACATCCCAGACCGTATAGAGGTGCCCAGATGCTGCACACACAACAAACCTACCTCTATCACCATCAACCCTATACACAACCACACCATCATCAACCCGCTCAGCCCTCACCTCACCACCCAAAGCAGAAGCTACACGCCTCGCAGCATCCGGCTTCTCGCAGACAACAAGCAGATAACCCGAATCAGCCATCAACCACACCCAACAAACACACCCAAATAAACACACACCTCTGCCCTAACATGGCGCCGAATTACTGGTAGAAGAAACCCATCAAGGCTACCTAGAATATTGGTGAAATAAGAGGGGTGCGTGCTGGCCGTAACCCTCCTTCTGTTTTAGGCAGGATTCCGCTAAGCGGCCTACCCGGGTTTCGTGCAGCGCTCATCAACCCTGTTTGGC
This genomic stretch from Nitrososphaerota archaeon harbors:
- the topA gene encoding DNA topoisomerase I gives rise to the protein MADSGYLLVVCEKPDAARRVASALGGEVRAERVDDGVVVYRVDGDRGRFVVCAASGHLYTVWDVDVKKSGYPILDVGWYPLHTVDRSKRHVGRLIKAIGELAKGASGFINACDYDIEGETIGYNILKYACGGKETSALRAKFSTLTVEELREAFAKTFPNPVNRLAEAGRTRHIVDFIWGVNLTRALTEAYSSKGGYRTLSVGRVQGPTLAYIVDRECEIRWFVPTPCWSVGAVLEKDGFAFRASYVVEKIERLAEARAVEAGCRGKEGVVKEVHKQIIHQHPPTPFNLGDLQHEAYRVFGFSPSLTLRLAESLYLKALISYPRTSSQKLPPSIGYRKILSNLQKLEQYRSDVSELLTKPLKPFEGKEEDPAHPAIYPTGELPQGLDERQSELYDLVVRRFLAVFGDYAVRERVTADIEIGSHLFKVSGRRTIEEGWIKYYRAYTSVEDNPLPNLGEGDRLRVISIEVAERFEQPPPRYNQSSLLAKMEREGVGTKTTRAEIIDTLYQRGYIVGSSIKATDLAFSIIEAMKEHSPNIISTEMTREIERALEDIEKGEVSGADVVEKAASHLLSALEGLKAAEEELALRVKEAAKASLAAEDIIGECPLCRNGQLKVLRSKKTGKRFVGCTNYEGGCRASAPLPQKGKVRSLNRVCRVCGWPMVAITLGRYPWRMCVNPSCPTKSGRVK